The Mauremys reevesii isolate NIE-2019 linkage group 13, ASM1616193v1, whole genome shotgun sequence genome contains a region encoding:
- the LOC120380678 gene encoding G-protein coupled receptor 4-like — MASPCPMAFNTTKYFLIPVYSVVLGAGLPLNCLALWTLVSQINKSIVLSVYMLNLVVADLLQTLMLPFWIYYSYWDHNWDLGAGACVAVSLGFITNFYAKNGFLCLIAMERYIGIVHPLWFHGLQTIRGATKVSAIAWVLVLSICSVGTGLLWKEPEAGRCYEGYPLGTYYAHFKMATMALSFFLPCFFMGFFYLRVLHKLRQVPSLERETKRQIYSFISLIIISFFLLCAPYQVTSFYKYQREMVQNNEGLCLFETNLFIYSQVALCLTTLGNVLDPLLYILLLKDVRTELGNHLKCKVLGQGHK, encoded by the coding sequence ATGGCCTCGCCCTGTCCAATGGCTTTTAACACCACCAAATACTTCCTCATCCCCGTCTACTCTGTGGTATTGGGGGCTGGATTGCCGCTGAACTGCCTGGCGCTTTGGACCCTGGTGTCCCAGATAAACAAGTCCATCGTCCTCTCTGTCTATATGCTGAACCTGGTAGTAGCTGACCTGCTGCAGACCCTGATGCTGCCCTTCTGGATTTACTACAGCTACTGGGATCACAACTGGGatttgggggctggggcctgTGTGGCAGTCAGCCTGGGCTTCATCACCAACTTCTATGCCAAGAACGGCTTCCTGTGCCTCATTGCCATGGAGCGCTACATAGGTATTGTCCATCCCCTGTGGTTCCATGGGCTACAGACAATACGTGGTGCCACCAAGGTCAGCGCTATAGCATGGGTGCTGGTGCTCAGTATCTGCTCCGTGGGGACTGGGCTACTGTGGAAGGAGCCAGAAGCAGGGCGCTGCTATGAGGGTTACCCACTGGGCACGTACTATGCACATTTTAAGATGGCCACCATGGCTTTGTCCTTCTTCCTACCCTGCTTCTTCATGGGATTCTTCTACCTCCGGGTCCTGCACAAGCTCAGGCAGGTGCCATCACTGGAGCGGGAGACAAAGAGGCAAATCTACAGCTTCATCTCCCTCATCATCATCTCCTTCTTCTTGCTTTGTGCTCCTTACCAGGTGACCTCCTTCTACAAATACCAAAGGGAGATGGTTCAGAACAATGAAGGTCTCTGCCTCTTTgagacaaacctcttcatttacAGCCAGGTAGCACTGTGCCTCACCACTCTGGGCAATGTCCTGGATCCTTTGCTGTACATCCTGCTCCTCAAAGACGTGCGTACAGAACTTGGAAATCACTTAAAATGCAAGGTCTTGGGTCAGGGTCACAAGTAG